Proteins encoded together in one Rhipicephalus sanguineus isolate Rsan-2018 chromosome 9, BIME_Rsan_1.4, whole genome shotgun sequence window:
- the LOC119405487 gene encoding probable ATP-dependent RNA helicase DDX5 encodes MAFEFGIPVMLEPFGGFGVNNGPNEGPPNPVFQFGLGPFPFGQGMLGRGRGIRQPPPVNGDNFAALFAMRNGSTYVARKSQVGRNVRPPNWRSIRLPAYQKNFYREHIRTAQRSPEQVEAYRNANEIIITGRCAPKPILHVDEAGLPESVTKAVENLNSGSSPTALQAQCWPIALSGRDLVAVDCTASKGKSLAYLVPALAHVHQQPAMLVGGLPTVLVLTATREMAQQVLIAVRKLTEGSKIRTMYLVSSDPKQPQLKQLQEGADICIATPGRLIVFMEEHKVNLRRCTLLAVDEADRILAVGLGKELRTIVDNIRPDRQTLVRLSCATRESRELAEELTNDAINVSVGTATLVLKSRRVEHLVFVCEEAQKEEKLVALLNDIINDESDRAVVFVERQQTVEDLASTLCRHGWPTVGIHGKMSKKEHKWALDALRLGRATVLVATDMGSRSVELENVRFVVSYDYPSNPGEYSRRFSHAARPDGTGRKYTFLAPGEGLHARELTWFLRENKQPIPRQLRKVANKVARK; translated from the coding sequence ATGGCGTTCGAGTTTGGTATACCCGTAATGCTAGAGCCGTTCGGAGGCTTTGGAGTAAACAATGGACCGAACGAGGGGCCCCCGAATCCAGTCTTCCAGTTCGGTTTAGGACCGTTCCCCTTCGGACAAGGAATGTTGGGCAGAGGCCGCGGCATCCGTCAACCGCCACCGGTCAACGGAGACAACTTCGCAGCGTTGTTTGCCATGCGAAACGGGTCAACCTACGTTGCGCGCAAGAGCCAGGTGGGACGCAACGTACGCCCGCCGAACTGGAGAAGCATTCGTTTGCCGGCTTACCAGAAAAATTTCTACCGTGAACATATCAGGACAGCGCAGAGATCGCCCGAACAAGTGGAGGCCTACCGGAACGCCAACGAGATAATCATCACGGGACGCTGCGCCCCCAAGCCCATCCTTCACGTCGACGAGGCAGGCCTTCCGGAATCCGTGACAAAGGCAGTCGAGAACCTCAACTCTGGGTCGTCGCCGACCGCATTGCAGGCTCAGTGCTGGCCCATAGCTCTCAGTGGCAGAGACCTCGTGGCCGTTGATTGCACTGCCTCGAAAGGGAAGTCACTTGCTTACCTCGTCCCAGCGCTCGCTCACGTACACCAGCAGCCAGCCATGCTGGTTGGTGGCTTACCTACGGTGTTAGTGCTGACAGCGACGCGGGAGATGGCCCAGCAAGTTCTCATCGCTGTTCGCAAGCTTACCGAGGGATCCAAGATTCGAACAATGTATCTCGTGTCGAGCGATCCGAAGCAGCCGCAGCTGAAACAGCTGCAGGAAGGCGCTGATATCTGCATAGCAACTCCGGGCCGCCTCATAGTCTTCATGGAGGAGCACAAGGTGAATCTGCGCCGTTGCACTCTTTTGGCTGTAGATGAAGCTGACCGCATACTGGCGGTTGGCTTAGGCAAGGAACTTCGCACCATCGTGGACAACATCCGACCGGACCGCCAGACCCTCGTGAGGTTGTCATGCGCAACGAGGGAGTCGAGGGAGCTAGCCGAAGAGTTGACGAATGATGCCATCAACGTCAGCGTCGGGACGGCAACGCTGGTGCTTAAGAGCCGCCGCGTAGAGCATCTAGTCTTCGTTTGCGAAGAGGCCCAGAAGGAAGAAAAGCTCGTCGCCCTCTTAAACGACATTATCAACGACGAGAGTGACAGGGCCGTCGTATTCGTCGAAAGGCAGCAAACGGTAGAAGACCTCGCGTCGACATTGTGTCGTCACGGTTGGCCAACCGTCGGCATTCACGGGAAGATGTCGAAGAAAGAACACAAGTGGGCTTTGGACGCCTTGCGATTAGGCAGGGCAACCGTCCTGGTGGCGACCGACATGGGATCGAGGTCTGTGGAGCTGGAGAACGTGCGCTTCGTCGTCAGCTATGACTACCCGAGCAACCCGGGCGAATACTCGCGTCGCTTCAGTCACGCGGCTCGGCCTGACGGGACGGGCAGGAAGTACACGTTCCTGGCACCGGGCGAAGGCCTACATGCCAGGGAGCTGACGTGGTTTCTACGAGAAAACAAACAGCCAATTCCGCGGCAGCTACGTAAAGTCGCGAATAAGGTGGCACGAAAATAG
- the LOC119405109 gene encoding uncharacterized protein LOC119405109 — MQTRTSPPAPTKTLTMSSFQLPANADEDILERKIDEVRGNLQSLNISYCVVAQPAITVSLLSSVRNLKTLSCIGCPLRVSRLLDRLLMPLQSVTHLEFSLLHDKNYVKEELLNIADVAIIHDSRGTNIRKMYVEVADDDNMKVLRSFLQYCPVVMDLHVHAIRYTCFDFGTMPCLPNVENQRKLAAFTFTCEASYQTQSEPAQPLDLQRCIAIHGNVVFRGRTKDFSCVLLRDLVMSPKPLPLLEPTFLVAVDGPDVGWQLLNAGLRHSWGELRSLCIALFSRTPLETVYPAVHGRSDAILRDFFARLCNLVELNVSSFHFGDGIDFTELLATPALQRLRALALPPCGLRRRGAVRRLAIALGDIEDLDIRVNLDGRHRSCTLCDQELIIEPADASAFRIGSGRLTISNVPSLASLDFLECLRVSHVRFIDVSDKPRFDFAALAKVLRSNDTLRFLVVQFRYAAFGEQCFQTSLRPAKALQRLCLLTQSELVSEAAEGIVQSLAHQLTSLFYVHMHYVKRGTLGETSVTWIQLPEGDAKGQSRRGKVVQGVPCIMCSTQTFVALAKPRIHKYLWLVPEQ, encoded by the exons ATGCAAACACGGACATCTCCCCCTGCCCCCACCAAGACCCTCACGATGTCGTCGTTCCAGTTGCCCGCTAACGCAGACGAGGACATCCTTGAACGCAAGATCGACGAAGTGCGAGGCAACCTGCAGTCGCTAAACATATCGTACTGCGTCGTCGCGCAGCCTGCTATCACGGTTTCGCTTTTATCCAGCGTGCGAAATCTTAAGACTCTGTCGTGTATCGGCTGCCCCCTGAGAGTGAGCCGCCTCTTGGACCGGCTGCTTATGCCGTTGCAGAGCGTGACTCACCTCGAGTTCTCGCTCCTGCACGACAAGAACTACGTCAAGGAGGAACTCCTGAATATCGCGGACGTGGCGATCATACACGACAGTAGGGGAACCAATATCAGGAAGATGTACGTCGAGGTAGCTGACGACGACAATATGAAGGTGTTGCGGTCGTTCCTGCAGTACTGTCCGGTCGTGATGGACCTCCACGTACACGCCATACGCTACACTTGCTTCGACTTCGGCACGATGCCGTGCTTGCCCAACGTCGAAAACCAGCGCAAACTCGCGGCGTTCACGTTCACCTGTGAAGCGTCGTACCAGACGCAGTCGGAACCCGCGCAGCCTCTCGACTTGCAGCGCTGCATCGCAATTCACGGTAACGTGGTCTTCAGGGGAAGGACGAAGGACTTCAGCTGCGTCCTGCTACGCGACCTGGTCATGTCGCCCAAGCCGCTGCCCCTGCTCGAGCCCACCTTCCTGGTCGCCGTCGACGGACCGGACGTCGGTTGGCAGTTGTTGAATGCCGGCCTTCGACACAGCTGGGGCGAGCTACGCAGCCTGTGCATCGCGCTCTTCTCTCGAACACCCCTCGAAACCGTCTACCCGGCGGTCCATGGTAGGTCCGACGCAATTCTTCGCGACTTCTTCGCCAGGCTTTGCAACCTCGTCGAGCTGAACGTCAGCTCCTTTCATTTCGGCGACGGCATCGACTTCACGGAGCTGCTGGCTACGCCTGCTCTGCAGCGACTGCGGGCACTGGCCCTCCCTCCCTGCGGCCTGCGTCGGAGAGGCGCCGTGCGCCGGCTCGCCATCGCTCTCGGCGACATCGAGGACCTGGATATCCGCGTCAACTTGGACGGCCGCCACAGGAGCTGCACTCTCTGCGATCAGGAACTGATCATCGAGCCTGCGGACGCCAGCGCGTTTCGCATCGGCTCGGGTCGTCTTACTATAAGCAATGTGCCGAGCCTCGCTTCGTTGGACTTCCTCGAATGTCTCCGGGTGTCCCATGTGCGGTTCATCGACGTCTCCGACAAACCACGCTTCGATTTCGCGGCGCTCGCCAAGGTTCTGCGCTCCAACGACACCCTCCGCTTTCTCGTTGTGCAATTTCGCTACGCCGCCTTCGGCGAGCAGTGCTTTCAG ACCTCCCTGCGCCCCGCGAAGGCTTTGCAGCGCCTGTGCCTCCTGACCCAAAGCGAGCTGGTGTCCGAGGCCGCGGAAGGGATCGTCCAATCGCTGGCCCACCAGCTGACGTCACTATTTTACGTACACATGCACTACGTGAAAAGAGGAACGCTCGGGGAGACCAGTGTGACGTGGATCCAACTGCCCGAAGGTGACGCGAAAGGCCAGTCGCGCCGAGGAAAGGTCGTTCAGGGCGTGCCCTGCATTATGTGCTCAACCCAGACGTTCGTAGCGCTCGCGAAACCGCGCATTCATAAATATCTGTGGCTAGTACCTGAACAGTAG
- the LOC119405488 gene encoding probable ATP-dependent RNA helicase DDX5: MAFDNQPRLPLPHGLGQKNGPNEGAPEPTAQPERGTTGRGRDRRPPQLLNGDNFAMIPVRYHPYSTARRSQVGRTLRPPNWGRIRLPTYQKDFYHEHTRNSQRSPEEVEAYRNANEITVKGLGAPKPILHVDEAGLPEIITKAIENLNSGSTPTALQAQCWPIAFSGRDLVAFDCTATKWKSLAFLVPAIVHAQSQPSVLDDGGPAVIVLTLTRETALRFQVAVQELSKGLGIRTMYLLSDEPKKPQLQQLEEGADICVATPGRLTAFMEEGKVNLGRCTFLAIDEADRMLALGFGENLRAIADSIRPDRQTFVTLTCLTRESRQLACQLTKAPVDVSVGTVTQEQQIHRVEHIVVVCEEAEKESKLVTLLKDILSDESDRAIVFVEMKQRVEDLVLTLRSRGCPAVGIHGNKTEQEHQWALEALRSGKAPVLVATDVATRAVELDNVRYVVSCDHPIHSSDLLRRFRHAARPDGTGRMYTFLRPNERVHAKELMWFLQENKQPLPPQLREVAKKKATRQ, encoded by the coding sequence ATGGCGTTCGACAACCAACCGCGGCTCCCTCTGCCCCACGGTCTTGGGCAGAAAAATGGACCGAACGAAGGGGCCCCGGAACCAACCGCCCAACCCGAAAGAGGAACGACCGGAAGAGGACGCGACCGCCGCCCACCGCAACTGCTCAACGGGGACAACTTCGCAATGATTCCCGTAAGATACCACCCATACTCAACTGCGCGGAGAAGCCAGGTGGGACGGACCCTGCGCCCGCCGAACTGGGGAAGAATTCGCTTGCCGACTTACCAGAAAGATTTCTACCATGAACATACCAGGAATTCGCAGAGATCACCTGAAGAAGTGGAAGCCTACCGGAACGCCAACGAGATAACCGTCAAGGGACTCGGCGCCCCCAAGCCCATCCTGCATGTCGACGAAGCGGGCCTTCCAGAAATCATAACAAAGGCAATCGAGAACCTCAATTCCGGCTCCACGCCGACCGCATTGCAAGCTCAGTGCTGGCCTATAGCGTTCAGCGGCAGAGACCTCGTGGCCTTTGATTGCACAGCCACGAAATGGAAGTCACTGGCCTTCCTCGTACCAGCCATCGTCCATGCACAAAGCCAGCCGTCTGTACTCGACGATGGCGGACCTGCGGTGATAGTGCTGACACTTACACGGGAGACGGCCCTGCGGTTTCAAGTTGCTGTTCAGGAGCTTAGCAAGGGATTGGGGATTCGAACGATGTATCTCCTATCTGACGAACCGAAGAAGCCGCAGCTTCAGCAGCTGGAGGAAGGCGCTGACATCTGCGTCGCGACTCCTGGCCGCCTCACAGCCTTCATGGAGGAGGGAAAGGTAAATCTGGGCCGTTGCACTTTCCTGGCTATAGATGAGGCCGACCGCATGCTGGCGCTGGGGTTCGGCGAGAATCTTCGGGCCATCGCGGACAGCATACGACCGGACCGACAGACGTTCGTGACGCTGACGTGCTTAACGAGGGAGTCGCGGCAGCTAGCGTGCCAGTTGACGAAGGCTCCCGTCGACGTCAGCGTCGGGACGGTGACGCAAGAGCAGCAAATTCATCGCGTAGAACACATCGTCGTTGTTTGTGAGGAGGCCGAGAAGGAGAGCAAGCTGGTCACCCTGCTGAAGGACATTCTTAGCGACGAGAGCGACAGAGCCATCGTATTTGTCGAGATGAAGCAAAGGGTAGAAGACCTCGTGTTGACCTTGCGCAGTCGCGGCTGTCCAGCCGTCGGCATTCATGGCAACAAGACGGAGCAAGAACACCAGTGGGCGTTGGAAGCCCTGCGGTCAGGCAAAGCACCCGTCCTAGTAGCGACCGACGTGGCGACGAGGGCTGTGGAGCTGGACAACGTCCGCTACGTCGTCAGTTGCGACCACCCGATACACTCGAGCGACTTGCTGCGCCGCTTCAGGCACGCTGCTCGGCCCGACGGGACGGGCAGGATGTACACGTTCTTGAGGCCCAACGAACGCGTGCACGCCAAAGAGCTGATGTGGTTCTTACAAGAAAACAAGCAGCCATTGCCGCCACAGCTTCGTGAAGTCGCGAAGAAAAAGGCGACACGACAGTAA